Sequence from the Cervus elaphus chromosome 19, mCerEla1.1, whole genome shotgun sequence genome:
ccttccaatgtatattcggggttgatttcctttaggattgactggtttgattatGGTAGAAAATTATTTAACTACTATGTCAGTACTTGTCAGCAAAAGTCAAATCACCAGAGTTCCCTGTCTTATCTGCTGGAGTCGTTTCCTCTCCAAACCtctcctttaaaatgtatttgcttCAGTCTCTATTTAATTAGTTTCTTCTGTTTACTGATTGAGTGCTTctgctaaaattttttaaatgtatctttgtctttttttgtacTTTGTTTTGTATATGAAAATTGCTGTATCTGATTTTGTGATTATGTTTCTGTTACTTTGATTACTATTAGatcagtgtttgtttgtttttttttttttttggcagcctAGTTAgtgattttgtatgtgtgtgtggctaAAAGTGGGAGGAAACAAACTTGTGTTGGGAATAGAAACTTTAAGCAGATTAAATTATTCTTCAAAACAGTATTTGGAAATTTATCTTTGTACAATTGAACTAAATTCAGGTATTATATCTGAAAATACTAAAGCAACTATTGCAGTTTCTTAGTAGATAAAACTCTCCTTTGTCTTGtggaatgaaaaatataatttgttcAGATAGATTTGTTTGCTTCCTTTTGTCTGATCATTTAATTGTATAAATTGCCCCAATTTCCTTTTTTGCTTTACCCAGGAGGTAATTGGGTTTCCAGGTgtcgatagtggtaaagaacccacctgccaatgcaggagacaacagacacaggttctatccctgggtcgggaagatctcctggaggggggcatgacagcccactccattattcttgcctggagaatcctatccacagaggagcctagtagactACAGCccagttgggggaggggggcgcaaAAGACACACATCTGAAGCAGATCATAGCACACatcatagcagcagcagcagcagcaggagacagTTAAGGTAGGGGGTAGTATTATGTGGCAATTCCAGTTTAAAGAAACAGGCTGCCTAGCATATCAGGAATCTAAATAATTCACATAGATACTACTGTTATATAAGTGCAAGTAGGtgataatgtgattttttttaatgtgagtatATTTAGAAGCAGTAATGAATTATTAGTAGCTTTTGGTCATTTTCTGTACTTTCAAATACTAACAGGTTAAACCTGTTATTAAGTAGAATTGTTATAAAAAGGTcttcattatttagaaatttaGGATTGTTTTATTCTAGATCCTAAGTACAAATCCTGAACGGGTGACtttgggaaaattattttaaatttctgagaCTCAATTtagttatctgtaaaatggaatgatACCAATCAGAAATGTTGTTTtgagaataaaattaaagaatggaCTGAATTAGTCTCCAATGAGAAGACCCAAGGGTTTGCATTTTTAATCAGTTCCCCTCATGATTAGTGGTATAGTACAGGTTCTCAAtggcttccgtggtggcttagtggtaaagaacacatgtgtcatgcaggagatgcaggttcgatccctgggtcagaaagatcccctagacaaggaacctactccagtattcttgcctgggaaatcccatggacagaggagcctggtgggctacagtccatggggacaaaAAAGAGCTGGACTCAGCTTTGCAACTAAAACAACAGGTTTTCAAATTCTAGcatacatcagaatcacctggaggacttGTTAAACCACATTGTTGGGTGCTGAcatcagagtttctgattcagtgggcCTAGAGTGGGGTCCAacaatttatatttctaaaagttCCTAGGTGATGCTAGTGCTGCTGGagaccatactttgagaaccaTTGGTGTAATATATATGATGCCACTTTGACTAGCCTAATAGAAGTAGCCAAAGTGACGATGATAATACTTTTGTTGAGTTCTCATTACATACCAGGCACTGTTACATGCATTTGACATTTATTATGTCATTTAATCTTTTCTGATCTCATGAAATGGATGttattattacccccattttatcgAGACGAAAAGTGGGTCATAGATTCAGTAACTTGCCCAGCTGATAGGTAATAGAGCTATTCAAACCCAAAGAGTCTAATTCCAGTGCTCATTTTCCATAAACATTATTCAGATAAAGGATATAACCTGATGATTGTGTGGCCCTTTCTTAAAAAGgacttttcttaatttaaaataagtgtatttattgtttattccTATGTGAGCCTCACATCAAAGGCTGGAGGACCAGACTTACCTCGGTACCTGATTGCAAGGAAAACACATGTAGGCATGTGCCAGCCACAGTTTTGTATTAACCAGGCTTTGTAGGCTTGATcttcaaatgtcttttttttattgattgaGTTTTttagatgtcttttattttttaaatgaaatattgaaTTTGTGTCTTACGGAGTTCTTATGTAAAACATGAGATTATAGTTAACCCCCCTCTTCACAGAGTTACCTGGGTCATTATGGCAGTCAAGTGGACTGGTGGACATTCTTCTCCTATTCTCTGCCTGAATGCAAGTCAAGAAGGGCTCGTGGCTTCTGGAGCAGAAGGTGGAGATCTCACGGTTTGGGGTGAAGATGGGACTCTTTTAGGACACACGTGCTTCCAAGGGGCAGAGGATGTTACCAACGTCTTATTTTCTCCATCCTGCCCCACCAAACTCTATGCTTCACATGGAGAAACTATTAGCATACTGGATGTCAGGTCTCTTAAGGAACCCTTGGACGATTTTCATGTGAATGAAGAAGAAATCAACTGTCTTTCATTAAATGAAACTGAAAACCTGCTGGCTTCTGCTGATGACTCTGGAACAATCAAAATCCTAGacctggaaaataagaaaattagcaGATCACTGAAGAGACATTCTAATATCTGTTCTTCTGTAGCTTTTCGACCTCAAAGGCCTCAGAGCCTGGTGTCATGTGGACTGGATATGCAGGTGATGTCTTGCAGAGAGTACATGGGTAATTTCTAAATGGGATTTGCTAATAGAATCAAATTATTGATCGGGCTAAATATATCTTGGCATTTTCTGTTCTCTACAGACATGCCTTATGTATTTAGGAACTGTAAACTTTATGTCTACTGAGTGTTTAATGCTAACTTGACAAAGTCTAGTAGATTAACAAAGTAATTATtaatcttttactttttctctatGCTTTAAGACATTCTTAAAACATGAGAATTTGAATATTTGATTCTAAACATCTGTTTAAACAAACCATACTAAAGACAGAGTTTATCACCCACCCACTCTCCATAAagtttgtagtttaaaaaaaaaagttagagggCCTGGATCTATTATTGGTTTTACTCTAAATCACTGGAGTGAGAATAGGCATGGCTTCCCTTTGGTGATCACTTACCACTTTACActgctttacatatattagttTTCTTTCTAATCACACCCTGAtcatactgtttcttttttataaatgaggaaactgagattcaaattGAGTTTTCCCACAGATGTCTGAATTGGAATTCAAACCTCAATCTCTCTGACTTTAAAGCCTATATTTATTCTCTGTGACAccaaagatatttatttaaatagatgATACGTGTGCCCAACTCTGTTCTAGGCATTGATCTACTTTCTCAACTACTTATAGTATCTTGTAAGACTCCTGGTCACTTCCAGGCCAGTGATCTTTACCACTTCTCTATCCTCCACACCTCCttataatttagaaataaatgagaCTAAATTTAGTTGTTGTCACTCTGACTGCCACCCCGACCCCAAGCTACTGGTCTTTTTACTAGGAAGAATCAGTGGATGTCCTGCTGCACTGGGGCAGCCcctaaacaattaaaaaatttccTACCAAAAATTTGTAGTGCCTCTGTTGAGAATCATTTTACACCCACAGGGCACAGCGATCCCATGACATCAAAATTCCTTTTCTACTCCTAGGTCTTGCCCAAAACTTTAATAAATCTACATTTTTCTACACTAGTGAAGATAATCTGCTTACTTTGTTGGGCAGAAAGACCTACACAACCAGTCAGACATCTGTTTTAAGTAGGCTGATTGTACAGTGTCTCTTTgactactcattcattcatccttaaGCTATACCAGTTTTCAATCACTGGTTCATTAACTGTGTTAGGCACGGCAGTCAACCAGTTAAATGTATAGCAGTCACAGATTAGATAAGAAGCAGGCATCCAGAATTTACCATTTTACCTCCAGTTCTAGATGAGAAGGTTTAGTGCCAGGCAGGTGTTAGAGAAtactataagaaataaatatattgtgaAAAGAAGTCTTTTGCTTTTTGATTTGTCAAGAATTGCTAAAAATTCACTGTAGATTAACTGCTGCATTGGTTTGTGATATATAACAAAAGTGACTAAGATAGTACAGTCATTACTTCTAACTGAAATTACTTCTTTAACTGGAGTTGAAACTATAATTTCTTCCAGTTTGCTTCTTAAAATCTGGTTTTCTggtatttttctgaactttaagAATAGCCAGCGTATGGAGGGGTCCAAGAATGTCGGTATGATAGTGGAAGGGAGTTTTTATCAGATTAATGAGAATAATTTATCTCTGAACAAGGTGTTTTATCTCAAGGCAGGAACTGAATTATTGCCACACATAATAGATAAATTCAACATACCTATCTTTGTTAttagagaaattataaaaattagatcCTTTGATTTAGATAGGTTTAAGTAGAAAAAGTGATAGTGAAagggcctttttttcccccttgaaaaTGAATCTTTTATGTGGAAAGAAATGTTTTTGTATGAGAAATTTTTTAGCAGGGTCACTTTGATATGCTTGCATTCACTTCTGAGTGTCACCTCTTTTGAAAGTAGGCTGAGTTGAAGGAAGTTACTTTGAATAGCAAACCAAACCTTAGTATAATCAGCAGTGGTAATATTGTCAGTTCAGATCTGTGCTTTTAACTAAACAAGGTCATGCTTATCCTAGTGTCCCTTTTAAATCATGAGTCATAATTTAGGGATGGTACTAGATGGTAAAATAAAGCTGTCTGTTCTCTCTGAAAGtatgaagaatattttctttttcaagttggTTGCTAACAGGAAGACAGTTGCTGAAGTTTGGAGTGAAATCAATTCACAGAACTTActgctttgttttaaattttttttttcctttcttatcacattcttttttaaattaattaattaattgattttaattggaggctaattactttacaatattgtgtacaattactatacaatattgtggtggtttttgccacacattgacatgaatcagccatgggtgtacatgggtttttaaatcacattttatcTAAATCCACTTAGTAGGTCCAAGATCATGGTAGAGAACAACAGTAAAAAGCCAAGTATACCAGGATGTCAAATTAGCAGATTTGTTTAGAACTTCTGCTCTTTTCTCCAGGTACTATGCTAGGcattaagcttccctggtggtgcagacgggaaagaatctgcctccattgtgggagacccaggtttgatcctgggtttaGTGTATTTAGTTGATAGGTATTTCTACTTGTAACAAGCATAggctaaaattaataaatttcctCATTTTCAGTTTTACTCATAGCAGTTAGGGTAGGATGACTTAAAGAAATTGGCATCTGCTTAAGAGTTTGGGTTACACATTAAAGGGTTTGTTGATCCAGAGTTACTCAGGAGCTTGTTTTTAGATTACACCTTCCTTGCTGCCCATTGGCATTCTAGTCTTGGCACCAGGGTAGCATCCCACTGGCATGCTGTGGTGCCATGTGAATTTTTGTTTAATATTGCTGGGAATGTATCCTGCTAATCATTCTCAGACTACTTTGGTGATTTTGTTAGAAGCAGAATAAGCATGTTCGTGAAACAAACTGTTTAGAACTCTAACTGTGTAACTTCCTCTTATTTAAAGGTGATGCTGTGGAACCTTCGGAAAGCCCGGCCACTCTGGATTACAAATTTACAGGAGGATGaaacagaagaaatggaaagtCCACAATCACCTGGTCAGCTTTTAAACCCGGCCTTAGCCCACTCTGTGTCTGTGGCATCGTGTGGCAATGTTTTTAGTTGCGGTGCAGAAGATGGTAAGGTTCGAATCTTTAGGGTGATGGGAGTCAAGTGTGAACAGGAACTGGGATTTAAGGGCCATACTTTGGGGGTTTCCCAAGTCTGCTTTCTGCGAGAATCCTATTTGCTGCTTACTGGAGGGAATGATGGAAAGATAAAGCTGTGGGATGTAAGcagtgaaattgaaaaaaaacatAAGAGTCCAACCAAACATACTCACAGGAAGAAAACCAAAAGGGCAACTTACACCAAGCAAGGTAGAAACACTCATGCTTCAGTAACAGGTGAAGATGAACATGGCAAAATTTTACCAAAGTTAAGTATTGAACATGGAGAAAAAGTGAACTGGCTGTTAAGTACAAAAATAAAAGGGTACCAAAATATATTGGTAGCTGATCAAACTAGTTGTATATCAGTGTATcccttaaaagaattttaaatccaataaaacatttgaaaaaccaCAGCGAAACATTtcgtaaattaaaaataaatccacattCTTTGTTTAAACTCTTTGTCATACATGGAATAATACCATTCCATAACATGTGAGCAAAAGGAGATAATTGGATAACACTTCATATGGTAAGTGACATATTAAAATTTGGGGAAAGagaacaaatattcactgagtcCTGATTGTACTCCAGCATTTTACATGTGTTTCATTTCATATTCCAGATTAATGAAGTGGGTGACTTCCTTCATTTTATTGCCACAGGAATCAAAactcagagatgttaagtaacttgaGGATCCAAGAAAATTGCAGGCACAATTACTTACCTGCAAAGGATCTTCATTGTCTTGTCAAGCCTCTTGGCTTAGGAAAGCCCACATCCTGATCCAAACGTGGTCACCACATTAGTTATAACATTAGTAATTCCAGGATGTCATAAGGATCTTTACCAAGTTGAAAGAGGAAACCTGTTCTTGCTTGTTCTGTGTAAAGCCCAGAATATTTTACTGACAATTGCCTTTTGCTATTTCTAAGAAAAGTGTTCCAGGGTCAAATCAGGTTAGGATATTATGCAGCCATCCAGGCTGTGATGCTGTTAGGACCAAGAATAAGCTGAAGTTATGAATAAGCAGAAACTCTGACTAAGCAGAAGATATGAGGTAAATAGAAGAGGTTGAGAATAGAAGCCAAGACATTGTGTCTAGAGTAAGTTTTCATCATGCCCTGGATTGCTGATTTTTCTGCATGTTCTTTCAGCTTCTGCTTTAACTGCCTACTCTTATATTCAGAGTTTTAAAGAGAGAATCTGATTAGTTACCATTATACTGGTTTGTGGAGAATTCTTTGATAAGCTCAATTTTAGAATGCTTGCTGCATATGACAGAAACCAAATTCAAATTGacttaaggaaataaaaaggaattt
This genomic interval carries:
- the WDR53 gene encoding WD repeat-containing protein 53 isoform X2: MLWNLRKARPLWITNLQEDETEEMESPQSPGQLLNPALAHSVSVASCGNVFSCGAEDGKVRIFRVMGVKCEQELGFKGHTLGVSQVCFLRESYLLLTGGNDGKIKLWDVSSEIEKKHKSPTKHTHRKKTKRATYTKQGRNTHASVTGEDEHGKILPKLSIEHGEKVNWLLSTKIKGYQNILVADQTSCISVYPLKEF
- the WDR53 gene encoding WD repeat-containing protein 53 isoform X1 — translated: MAVKWTGGHSSPILCLNASQEGLVASGAEGGDLTVWGEDGTLLGHTCFQGAEDVTNVLFSPSCPTKLYASHGETISILDVRSLKEPLDDFHVNEEEINCLSLNETENLLASADDSGTIKILDLENKKISRSLKRHSNICSSVAFRPQRPQSLVSCGLDMQVMLWNLRKARPLWITNLQEDETEEMESPQSPGQLLNPALAHSVSVASCGNVFSCGAEDGKVRIFRVMGVKCEQELGFKGHTLGVSQVCFLRESYLLLTGGNDGKIKLWDVSSEIEKKHKSPTKHTHRKKTKRATYTKQGRNTHASVTGEDEHGKILPKLSIEHGEKVNWLLSTKIKGYQNILVADQTSCISVYPLKEF